The following are from one region of the Microbacterium sp. BK668 genome:
- a CDS encoding alpha-hydroxy acid oxidase, producing MVQRQLPVPSELFELLKFKAPDLNGKRRRLAGALTIADLRLIAKRRTPKAAFDYTDGAAEGELSLARARQAFEDVEFHPSILQPAESVDTSTTILGGPSALPFGIAPTGFTRLMQTEGEIAGASAAGAAGIPFTLSTLGTTSIEDVRAANPTGRNWFQLYVMRDRDISYGLARRAAAAGFDTIMFTVDTPVAGARLRDKRNGFSIPPQLTLGTIVNAIPRPWWWFDFLTTPKLEFASLSSTGGTVGELLDAAMDPTISYDDLAVIREIWPGKIVVKGVQNVEDSQRLVDLGVDGIVLSNHGGRQLDRAPIPFHLLPNVVREVGKDATIMVDTGIMNGADIVASIALGAKFTLIGRAYLYGLMAGGRAGVDRTIEILRGEIERTMKLLGVASLEELAPKHVTQLTRLLPLAGAPAEATAGGAPRVRA from the coding sequence ATGGTTCAGCGACAGCTGCCCGTTCCGTCCGAGCTCTTCGAGCTTCTGAAGTTCAAGGCGCCCGACCTCAACGGCAAGCGGCGCCGATTGGCCGGCGCCCTGACGATCGCCGATCTGCGCCTCATCGCCAAGCGCCGCACCCCCAAGGCGGCCTTCGACTACACCGACGGGGCCGCCGAGGGCGAGCTCTCGCTTGCGCGGGCCCGCCAGGCCTTCGAGGATGTCGAGTTCCACCCGAGCATCCTCCAGCCCGCCGAGAGCGTCGACACGTCGACCACGATCCTCGGCGGCCCCTCGGCCCTTCCCTTCGGCATCGCGCCCACCGGGTTCACGCGCCTCATGCAGACCGAGGGCGAGATCGCCGGCGCCTCTGCCGCCGGCGCCGCCGGCATCCCCTTCACGCTCTCGACGCTCGGCACGACCTCGATCGAGGACGTCCGGGCGGCCAACCCCACGGGACGCAACTGGTTCCAGCTCTACGTCATGCGGGACCGCGACATCTCGTACGGACTCGCCCGCCGGGCCGCCGCGGCCGGCTTCGACACGATCATGTTCACCGTCGACACGCCCGTCGCCGGGGCTCGCCTGCGTGACAAGCGCAACGGCTTCTCGATCCCGCCGCAGCTGACGCTCGGCACGATCGTCAACGCGATCCCGCGGCCATGGTGGTGGTTCGACTTCCTCACGACACCGAAGCTCGAGTTCGCGTCGCTCTCGTCCACCGGCGGTACCGTCGGGGAGCTGCTGGATGCCGCGATGGACCCCACGATCAGCTACGACGACCTCGCCGTGATCCGCGAGATCTGGCCGGGGAAGATCGTCGTCAAGGGCGTGCAGAACGTCGAGGACTCCCAGCGGCTGGTCGATCTGGGCGTCGACGGCATCGTCCTCTCCAATCACGGCGGACGGCAGCTCGACCGCGCCCCGATCCCGTTCCACCTCCTGCCGAACGTCGTGCGCGAGGTCGGGAAGGACGCCACGATCATGGTGGACACCGGCATCATGAACGGCGCCGACATCGTGGCATCCATCGCGCTCGGCGCGAAGTTCACGCTGATCGGCCGCGCGTACCTCTACGGCCTCATGGCGGGCGGTCGCGCCGGCGTGGATCGCACGATCGAGATCCTCCGGGGTGAGATCGAGCGCACGATGAAGCTCTTGGGCGTCGCGTCTCTCGAAGAGCTCGCGCCGAAGCACGTCACGCAACTCACGCGCCTTCTGCCGCTGGCCGGCGCCCCGGCCGAGGCGACCGCGGGCGGCGCGCCGCGCGTGCGGGCCTGA
- a CDS encoding TadE family type IV pilus minor pilin, with product MTSCRLGGERGSVVAEFAVALPAVALVLLFGLGALSAGARQVRLQDAAADAARLVARGEPDAAAGAVVSRAVPGATAAVHPAGDLVCVTATASAGVAALELSATSCALGGGL from the coding sequence ATGACGTCGTGCCGGCTCGGCGGCGAGCGCGGGTCGGTCGTCGCCGAGTTCGCCGTGGCGCTGCCGGCGGTTGCGCTCGTGCTCCTCTTCGGCCTCGGCGCGCTCTCCGCGGGGGCACGTCAGGTCCGGCTGCAGGATGCCGCGGCCGACGCGGCCCGCCTCGTGGCGCGAGGCGAGCCCGACGCGGCGGCGGGCGCGGTCGTCTCGCGGGCGGTGCCCGGTGCGACCGCTGCCGTCCACCCCGCCGGGGATCTGGTCTGCGTCACGGCCACCGCGAGTGCGGGCGTCGCGGCGCTCGAGCTGTCCGCGACGTCCTGCGCACTCGGAGGCGGGCTCTGA
- a CDS encoding transglycosylase domain-containing protein → MPDTKRTASGVLGGLAGLVGLSAVAGVLVTATVTPAIALSGAAASSAITMFDNLPSVLEIEKLMLPSSLIYIDPNSGQEVEWTQFYDQNRSPVQFDQIAPVMYDAVLSSEDKNFYKHGGIDLVGTVSAVVDNVRGRDTRGGSSISQQYVKNILVQRCESNAKSDEELQKCYTDATTATGDKGLQRKLQEMRYAIALEQKYSKNDILLGYLNIAGFGGTNYGVDAASRYYFGVAAKDLSLSQAATLAGMVQNPNAYRIDMPNGSITDQAGNLVNSAADGYARTKDRQVYVLDRMLADGKITQEQHDAAVAEPITPNIVPPSKGCASTGKAAYFCQYVVSIVKNDPAFGATQEDRTRALRQGGLKIYTTMDPRVQQVNEAAISDNSPTSMEGMMFGSTSVSLEASTGRILGIAQNTNFSEDASLASDPNFSSLVYAGDSTYGGSIGFPAGSTFKLFTLLDWIEKGKSLNETLNGVNRVFPKMTNSCYGNWVNFEKAKIGNYNNVGGYVGTPMRFTKDSLNSGFLAMAEKLDLCDIAKVTERLGVQTYSFDEKKMVPIKMTVASEVIGSDNVSPLAMASAYATVANNGIRCEPKAIDKVVDPDGREFAPQKSCTQVLDPTIAATAAYALQGVMARGGTGADGNPFDGTPMLGKTGTHEAWQTWLVESSSKVTTAVWVGNSQGEAPLAKRWYNGKSLNNLRYGINKQIMRTVNEIYGGDEFPRPKQDLIRQVLYDLPNVVGLSIDEATAKIQAGGFDVTVGDPIDSSQPEGTVAAQNPAAGRVAGGSTVTIYPSNGAGVTVPSDVAGRSVSEAISYLRSLGFGNVQPGACAEEKGVKGNGIATGTNPPASSAVNRNSPIVVDYKSENCSR, encoded by the coding sequence ATGCCTGATACGAAACGGACGGCTAGCGGTGTGCTCGGCGGTCTCGCCGGCCTCGTCGGCCTGAGCGCTGTCGCCGGTGTCCTCGTGACCGCGACCGTGACTCCCGCCATCGCCCTGTCCGGGGCTGCGGCTTCCAGCGCGATCACCATGTTCGACAACCTGCCGAGCGTGCTCGAGATCGAGAAGCTCATGCTTCCCTCGAGCCTGATCTACATCGACCCGAACTCGGGTCAGGAGGTCGAGTGGACGCAGTTCTACGACCAGAACCGGTCGCCCGTCCAGTTCGACCAGATCGCGCCGGTGATGTACGACGCGGTCCTGTCCAGTGAGGACAAGAACTTCTACAAGCACGGCGGCATCGACCTCGTCGGCACCGTGAGCGCCGTCGTCGACAACGTCCGCGGACGCGACACGCGCGGTGGCTCCTCGATCAGCCAGCAGTACGTCAAGAACATCCTCGTCCAGCGCTGCGAGAGCAACGCCAAGTCGGACGAGGAGCTGCAGAAGTGCTACACCGACGCCACGACGGCCACCGGTGACAAGGGCCTGCAGCGAAAGCTCCAGGAGATGCGCTACGCGATCGCGCTCGAGCAGAAGTACTCGAAGAACGACATCCTGCTCGGCTACCTCAACATCGCCGGCTTCGGCGGCACGAACTACGGCGTCGACGCGGCATCCCGCTACTACTTCGGCGTCGCTGCGAAGGACCTCTCGCTCAGCCAGGCGGCGACGCTGGCAGGCATGGTCCAGAACCCGAACGCGTACCGCATCGACATGCCGAACGGCTCGATCACCGACCAGGCCGGCAACCTCGTCAACAGCGCGGCCGACGGGTACGCCCGGACGAAGGACCGTCAGGTGTATGTGCTGGACCGCATGCTCGCCGACGGCAAGATCACGCAGGAGCAGCACGACGCGGCGGTCGCCGAGCCCATCACCCCGAACATCGTGCCGCCGTCGAAGGGATGCGCCTCGACGGGGAAGGCCGCGTACTTCTGCCAGTACGTCGTCTCGATCGTCAAGAACGACCCCGCCTTCGGCGCGACGCAGGAGGACCGCACCCGGGCTCTCCGCCAGGGGGGACTGAAGATCTACACGACGATGGACCCGCGCGTGCAGCAGGTCAACGAGGCCGCCATCAGCGACAACAGCCCGACGTCGATGGAGGGCATGATGTTCGGCTCCACCTCGGTGAGCCTCGAGGCATCCACGGGACGCATCCTCGGCATCGCGCAGAACACCAACTTCAGCGAGGACGCGAGTCTCGCCAGCGACCCGAACTTCTCATCGCTGGTGTATGCCGGTGACAGCACATATGGCGGATCCATCGGCTTCCCGGCCGGTTCGACCTTCAAGCTCTTCACGCTCCTCGACTGGATCGAGAAAGGCAAGTCCCTCAATGAGACGCTCAACGGCGTCAACCGCGTCTTCCCGAAGATGACCAACTCCTGCTACGGCAACTGGGTGAACTTCGAGAAGGCCAAGATCGGGAACTACAACAACGTCGGCGGCTACGTCGGCACTCCCATGCGGTTCACCAAGGACTCGCTCAACTCGGGCTTCCTCGCGATGGCCGAGAAGCTCGACCTCTGCGACATCGCGAAGGTCACGGAGAGGCTCGGCGTTCAGACCTACAGCTTCGACGAGAAGAAGATGGTCCCCATCAAGATGACCGTCGCCTCCGAGGTCATCGGCTCCGACAACGTCTCCCCGCTCGCGATGGCCTCGGCGTACGCGACGGTGGCGAACAACGGCATCCGCTGCGAGCCGAAGGCGATCGACAAGGTCGTCGACCCGGATGGCCGCGAGTTCGCCCCGCAGAAGTCCTGCACTCAGGTGCTCGACCCGACCATCGCCGCCACGGCCGCCTACGCGCTGCAGGGCGTCATGGCCCGCGGCGGCACCGGCGCCGACGGAAACCCGTTCGACGGCACGCCCATGCTCGGCAAGACCGGTACCCACGAGGCCTGGCAGACGTGGCTCGTCGAGTCGAGCTCGAAGGTCACCACGGCCGTCTGGGTCGGCAACTCGCAGGGCGAGGCACCGCTGGCGAAGCGCTGGTACAACGGCAAGTCCCTCAACAACCTCCGCTACGGGATCAACAAGCAGATCATGCGGACGGTGAACGAGATCTACGGCGGCGACGAGTTCCCGCGCCCGAAGCAGGACCTCATCCGACAGGTGCTCTACGACCTGCCGAACGTCGTGGGTCTGTCCATCGACGAGGCGACGGCGAAGATCCAGGCCGGCGGCTTCGATGTGACCGTCGGGGATCCGATCGACTCCTCGCAGCCCGAGGGAACCGTCGCCGCGCAGAATCCGGCCGCGGGACGGGTCGCGGGCGGCTCCACCGTCACGATCTATCCGAGCAACGGCGCCGGCGTCACCGTCCCGTCCGACGTCGCCGGCAGATCGGTCAGCGAGGCGATCAGCTACCTGAGGTCGCTCGGCTTCGGCAACGTGCAACCGGGTGCCTGTGCGGAGGAGAAGGGCGTCAAGGGCAACGGAATCGCGACCGGGACGAACCCGCCGGCCAGCTCCGCCGTGAACCGGAACTCGCCGATCGTCGTCGACTACAAGAGCGAGAACTGCAGCCGGTGA
- a CDS encoding DUF4244 domain-containing protein, translating to MSIPRLSRRRSAQLFTDDTGAATAEYAIATMAAVAFAGLLVVIMRSDEVRGILTDLVRRALTVA from the coding sequence ATGTCGATCCCACGACTCAGCCGCCGCCGTTCCGCTCAGCTCTTCACCGACGACACGGGCGCGGCGACCGCCGAATACGCCATCGCGACGATGGCCGCCGTCGCGTTCGCCGGCCTCCTCGTCGTCATCATGCGATCCGACGAGGTGCGCGGCATCCTCACCGACCTCGTGCGCCGCGCCCTCACGGTGGCATGA
- a CDS encoding metallophosphoesterase, producing the protein MTTGGGPRAALTALGAVGALAVGSAVWGIGIERYLFTLRRHELHVLPAGSSPLRLLHLSDAHMAPWQRRKQRWIAGLAELAPDLIVNTGDNLGHEDGLRGLRRAFAPFRGIPGVYVHGSNDHTAPSPRNPVKYFTGPSKHRPTAEPLDTQALDSYLTDDLGWTELNNAATSLDVAGVRIDAFGVSDAHRHWDRLDALPDQIEEVRDARSHEPDFTIGVTHAPYRRVLDSFTALGADMIFGGHTHGGQLRIPGVGPLVANCDIPLRQARGLSEWSRGGRTIPLNVSAGLGHSIYAPVRFACFPEASLLTLLPET; encoded by the coding sequence GTGACCACCGGCGGTGGTCCACGCGCCGCCCTCACCGCGCTCGGCGCGGTGGGGGCGCTCGCCGTCGGCTCGGCGGTCTGGGGCATCGGCATCGAGCGCTACCTGTTCACCCTCCGGCGCCATGAGCTCCACGTCCTGCCCGCCGGCTCCTCCCCGCTCCGTCTCCTGCACCTGTCCGACGCCCATATGGCGCCGTGGCAGCGCCGCAAGCAGCGATGGATCGCCGGCCTCGCCGAACTCGCGCCCGACCTCATCGTCAACACGGGCGACAACCTCGGCCACGAAGACGGCCTGCGCGGCCTGCGCCGCGCGTTCGCGCCGTTCCGCGGCATCCCGGGCGTCTACGTACACGGATCCAACGACCACACCGCGCCGTCGCCGCGCAATCCCGTCAAGTACTTCACCGGGCCGTCGAAGCACAGGCCGACCGCCGAGCCGCTCGACACGCAGGCGCTCGATTCGTACCTGACCGACGACCTCGGCTGGACCGAGCTGAACAACGCGGCGACGTCGCTGGATGTCGCGGGGGTCCGGATCGACGCGTTCGGTGTGAGCGACGCGCACCGTCACTGGGATCGCCTCGACGCCCTGCCCGACCAGATCGAGGAGGTGCGCGACGCGCGGTCGCACGAGCCGGACTTCACGATCGGCGTCACGCACGCGCCCTACCGCCGCGTGCTCGATTCGTTCACGGCGCTCGGCGCCGACATGATCTTCGGCGGCCACACCCACGGCGGTCAGCTGCGCATCCCGGGCGTCGGCCCGCTCGTGGCGAACTGCGACATCCCGCTCCGCCAGGCGCGCGGCCTCAGCGAGTGGTCGCGCGGCGGCCGGACGATCCCGCTGAACGTCAGCGCCGGCCTCGGGCACTCGATCTACGCTCCCGTGCGCTTCGCGTGCTTTCCCGAGGCATCCCTCCTCACCCTTCTCCCCGAGACGTGA
- a CDS encoding TadA family conjugal transfer-associated ATPase, whose product MPPPFVVSPRTPASSDAAREPSSTATPAAAGERFAVRRSPDRGGDGGERAGGSAPLPIGDPLPALPLADPPNGPADLAPAADRVQPSALGRIADAALIPAFQRVLDPALDPVAAILQDPRVTDLFINGDAGLFVDRGEGAEREAAWRATEPEVRELAVRLIGAGGRHLDDAAPCVDVRIDGGIRIHAVLPPVSPSGTLISIRVPRLEAPSLDELQSRGMFDAAARRRLDAAVRRRENLLVTGAAGAGKTTLLAALLAHAAASDRIVTIEDVAELRIPHPHHVRLEARQPNLEGVGGIGLARLVREALRMRPDRLVVGECRGEEVRELLAALNTGHDGGAGTLHANGLHEVAARLESLGALAGLDDRALARQVVSAIGVVLHVSRVSGGARRLSAVGRPVLDRAGRLTIEEVQE is encoded by the coding sequence ATGCCCCCGCCGTTCGTCGTCTCGCCTCGCACGCCGGCGTCCTCGGACGCCGCCCGGGAGCCGAGCTCGACGGCGACGCCGGCTGCCGCGGGGGAGCGGTTCGCCGTGCGCCGGTCGCCGGATCGCGGCGGCGATGGGGGTGAGCGAGCGGGTGGGAGTGCTCCACTGCCGATCGGCGACCCCCTGCCGGCACTTCCGCTGGCCGACCCGCCGAACGGTCCGGCTGACCTCGCTCCGGCTGCGGATCGCGTTCAGCCGTCAGCCCTCGGCCGGATCGCCGATGCGGCCCTCATCCCCGCCTTCCAGCGCGTACTCGACCCGGCCCTCGACCCGGTGGCCGCGATCCTCCAGGACCCGCGGGTCACGGACCTCTTCATCAACGGCGATGCCGGCCTCTTCGTCGATCGCGGCGAGGGCGCCGAGCGCGAGGCGGCCTGGCGGGCAACCGAGCCGGAGGTGCGCGAGCTGGCCGTCCGACTCATCGGGGCGGGCGGCCGTCACCTCGATGACGCCGCCCCCTGCGTCGACGTGCGGATCGACGGCGGGATCCGCATCCACGCGGTGCTGCCGCCGGTCTCGCCCTCGGGCACGCTCATCTCCATCCGGGTGCCGCGGCTGGAGGCTCCGAGCCTCGACGAGCTCCAGTCGCGCGGCATGTTCGATGCCGCCGCCCGCCGTCGTCTCGACGCCGCGGTCCGGCGCCGCGAGAACCTCCTCGTCACCGGTGCCGCGGGGGCGGGCAAGACGACGCTGCTCGCCGCGCTGCTCGCCCACGCTGCGGCGTCCGACCGGATCGTCACCATCGAGGATGTCGCGGAGCTGCGGATCCCGCACCCGCATCATGTGCGCCTCGAGGCGCGGCAGCCGAATCTCGAGGGGGTCGGCGGCATCGGACTCGCACGTCTGGTCCGCGAGGCGCTGCGCATGCGGCCGGATCGGCTCGTGGTCGGCGAGTGCCGCGGAGAGGAGGTGCGAGAGCTCCTCGCCGCTCTCAACACGGGGCACGACGGGGGAGCGGGCACCCTCCACGCCAACGGGCTGCACGAGGTCGCCGCGCGGCTGGAGTCCCTCGGTGCGCTGGCGGGACTGGACGACCGTGCCCTCGCGCGCCAGGTCGTGAGCGCGATCGGCGTCGTGCTCCACGTCTCGCGCGTGAGCGGCGGCGCCCGCCGGCTGTCGGCCGTGGGGCGACCCGTCCTCGACAGGGCGGGACGCCTCACGATCGAGGAGGTGCAGGAGTGA
- a CDS encoding HAD-IIB family hydrolase gives MPHPRLVAFDLDDTLAPSKSVIDPRIGELLLALAERVEVAIISGGQLAQFTAQVVDRLPDASPETLAHLHLLPTCGTQYYRLTPQGVVTVYAHSLTDDEKSRALAAVEEEARRLGFWESDTWGDILEDRGSQITFSALGQRAPLDAKKAWDPTGEKKNTLRAAIAERIPDLEVRSGGSTSVDITHRGIDKAYGMRQLAEQTGIPLDDMLFVGDRLDPDGNDYPVLAMGVECQAVDGWEDTADFLDALIPTLPHRAHEAA, from the coding sequence ATGCCGCACCCCCGCCTCGTCGCGTTCGACCTCGACGACACCCTCGCGCCGTCCAAGAGCGTCATCGATCCCCGCATCGGCGAACTGCTCCTCGCCCTCGCCGAGCGTGTCGAGGTCGCGATCATCTCCGGCGGGCAGCTCGCCCAGTTCACCGCACAGGTCGTCGACAGGCTGCCGGATGCCTCGCCCGAAACGCTCGCCCACCTCCACCTGCTGCCCACCTGCGGCACGCAGTACTACCGTCTGACGCCCCAGGGCGTCGTCACGGTGTACGCGCACTCCCTCACCGACGACGAGAAGTCCCGCGCCCTCGCCGCTGTCGAGGAGGAGGCGCGACGGCTCGGCTTCTGGGAGTCCGACACCTGGGGCGACATCCTCGAGGACCGCGGATCGCAGATCACCTTCTCGGCGCTGGGGCAGCGCGCTCCGCTCGACGCCAAGAAGGCATGGGATCCGACGGGCGAGAAGAAGAACACCCTGCGGGCGGCGATCGCGGAGCGCATCCCCGATCTCGAGGTGCGCTCCGGCGGGTCGACGAGCGTCGACATCACGCACCGCGGCATCGACAAGGCCTACGGCATGCGCCAGCTCGCCGAGCAGACCGGCATCCCCCTCGACGACATGCTCTTCGTCGGCGACCGCCTCGACCCGGACGGCAACGACTACCCCGTCCTGGCGATGGGCGTCGAGTGCCAGGCCGTCGACGGCTGGGAAGACACGGCCGACTTCCTCGACGCGCTCATCCCGACCCTCCCGCATCGGGCACACGAAGCCGCCTGA
- a CDS encoding type II secretion system F family protein gives MRRRTARAAPSADEAASTVLRLAVLLQAGLAPARAWAVAADSGDRVAGRIHAAFQDGDALSAAIARQGGAWTSVGAAWTIATTVGAPLADSLRSIAAALRDAQETSDDIRVTLAEPAGTARLLTWLPLAAIALGAALGFDTFATLVTEPLGLACLAAGGLLLVVAHRWTSALVRKAQPEPGIPGLAAELFAIALSGGASIERARSLVAAAGAPDADSSIDEVLLLSQSAGVPAVELLKATAALARHRARVDGRVRAARLSSRLLLPLGACTLPAFLLLGVAPMLLGVMSTMSFSL, from the coding sequence GTGAGACGACGAACCGCGCGGGCCGCGCCCTCCGCCGACGAAGCCGCCTCGACCGTGCTGCGCCTCGCGGTTCTCCTGCAGGCCGGGCTGGCCCCCGCTCGGGCCTGGGCGGTCGCCGCCGACTCCGGCGACCGAGTGGCCGGACGCATCCATGCCGCCTTCCAGGACGGCGACGCCCTCTCGGCCGCCATCGCCCGGCAGGGAGGCGCCTGGACGAGCGTCGGCGCGGCGTGGACGATCGCCACGACGGTGGGGGCTCCGCTCGCGGACTCGCTCCGCTCCATCGCCGCTGCCCTGCGGGATGCTCAGGAGACGTCCGACGACATCCGCGTCACGCTCGCCGAGCCGGCAGGCACGGCTCGGCTGCTGACCTGGCTTCCTCTGGCCGCGATAGCGCTCGGGGCCGCGCTCGGCTTCGACACCTTCGCCACCCTCGTGACCGAGCCGCTCGGACTGGCCTGCCTCGCCGCCGGCGGACTCCTCCTCGTGGTGGCCCACCGCTGGACGTCCGCTCTCGTCCGCAAGGCGCAACCCGAGCCCGGGATTCCGGGCCTGGCCGCCGAGCTTTTCGCGATCGCCCTCTCCGGCGGCGCGTCCATCGAACGCGCCCGCAGCCTCGTCGCCGCTGCCGGAGCTCCGGATGCCGACTCCTCCATCGACGAGGTGCTGCTGCTCTCGCAGAGCGCCGGGGTGCCGGCCGTTGAGCTCCTCAAGGCGACAGCCGCGCTTGCCCGCCATCGTGCGCGCGTCGACGGCCGCGTCCGGGCGGCGCGGCTGTCGTCACGGCTGCTCCTGCCTCTCGGAGCCTGCACGCTCCCCGCGTTCCTGCTCCTCGGCGTCGCGCCGATGCTTCTCGGCGTCATGTCGACCATGTCGTTCTCGCTCTGA
- a CDS encoding RidA family protein: MSGGTVSARLAELGIDLPEVVPPVAAYVPAKAHGDLVYTAGQLPMVSGALPATGKVGEGHGLVPGADAKDYARQSALNAIAAAAAAVGGVDRLTGVVKVVGFVASVPEFTGQPGVINGASEVLGEIFGDAGRHARSAVGVPVLPLDSPVEVEVVFSFA; this comes from the coding sequence ATGAGCGGCGGAACCGTCTCGGCCCGGCTGGCCGAGCTCGGCATCGACCTGCCGGAGGTCGTGCCCCCGGTCGCCGCCTACGTGCCGGCCAAGGCGCACGGCGATCTCGTCTACACGGCGGGCCAGCTTCCCATGGTCTCGGGCGCGCTTCCCGCGACGGGCAAGGTCGGCGAGGGCCACGGCCTCGTTCCCGGGGCCGACGCGAAGGACTACGCCCGCCAGTCGGCGCTCAACGCGATCGCCGCCGCCGCGGCCGCCGTCGGGGGAGTGGACCGGCTCACCGGGGTCGTGAAGGTCGTCGGGTTCGTGGCATCCGTCCCGGAGTTCACCGGGCAGCCTGGCGTCATCAACGGCGCGAGCGAGGTGCTCGGCGAGATCTTCGGCGACGCGGGCCGCCACGCCCGTTCGGCGGTCGGGGTCCCGGTGCTGCCGCTGGACAGCCCGGTCGAGGTCGAGGTGGTCTTCAGCTTCGCCTGA
- the acs gene encoding acetate--CoA ligase has translation MSSQIDHLLDETRRFAPPAEFAADAVATAELYEEAQADREAFWADQARRLLHWHTPFTEVLDWTTPPFAKWFADGELNIAYNCLDRHVEGGHGDRIALLWEGEQGDDRRVTYAELTDEVKRLANVLTDLGVGEGDRVAIYMPMIPEAIAAMLAVVRIGAIHSVVFGGFSADSLRFRIDDAGAKVVITADGGYRKGKVSPLKPAVDLALADRNGSGAQETVEKVLVVKRGGNDVEWTHGRDIWWHDVVPQASSVHEAQAFGAENPLFILYTSGTTGKPKGILHTSGGYLTQAAFTNQVVHDIHPASDVYWCTADIGWITGHTYVTYGPLANGATQVIYEGTPDTPHPGRWWEIVQKYGVTVLYTAPTAIRSFMKIGRSVPKQFDLSSLRLLGSVGEPINPEAWMWYRKIIGGKTAPIVDTWWQTETGAIMISALPGVTETKPGSAQVPLPGISVDVVDEDGQHVGNGNGGLLVVTEPWPSMLRGIWGDPERFKETYWDKFASQGYYFAGDGARLDDDGDVWLLGRVDDVMNVSGHRLSTTEIESSLVGNEAVAEAAVVGASDETTGQAVVAFVIIKESYLKEHSAEGLAQGLRSWVGEQIGPIARPRDVYIVGELPKTRSGKIMRRLLRDVAEGREVGDTTTLADTAVMSVISAQVK, from the coding sequence ATGAGCAGCCAGATCGACCACCTCCTCGACGAGACCCGCCGTTTCGCACCCCCGGCGGAGTTCGCGGCCGACGCGGTGGCGACCGCCGAGCTGTACGAGGAGGCTCAGGCGGATCGCGAGGCGTTCTGGGCCGATCAGGCGCGGCGGCTCCTGCACTGGCACACGCCGTTCACCGAAGTGCTGGACTGGACGACTCCGCCCTTCGCCAAGTGGTTCGCCGACGGAGAGCTGAACATCGCCTACAACTGTCTCGACCGTCATGTCGAGGGGGGCCACGGCGACCGGATCGCGCTGCTGTGGGAGGGCGAGCAGGGCGATGACCGCCGCGTGACGTACGCCGAGCTCACCGACGAGGTCAAGCGGCTGGCGAACGTGCTCACAGACCTCGGCGTCGGCGAAGGCGACCGCGTGGCGATCTACATGCCGATGATCCCCGAGGCGATCGCGGCGATGCTCGCCGTCGTGCGCATCGGCGCGATCCACTCCGTCGTCTTCGGCGGCTTCTCGGCCGACAGCCTGCGCTTCCGCATCGACGACGCCGGCGCGAAGGTCGTCATCACCGCCGACGGGGGGTACCGGAAGGGCAAGGTCTCGCCGCTCAAGCCGGCGGTGGACCTCGCCCTCGCCGATCGGAACGGCTCGGGCGCTCAGGAGACGGTCGAGAAAGTCCTCGTCGTCAAGCGCGGCGGCAACGACGTCGAGTGGACCCACGGCCGCGACATCTGGTGGCACGATGTGGTGCCGCAGGCGTCGAGCGTGCACGAGGCGCAGGCCTTCGGCGCCGAGAACCCGCTCTTCATCCTGTACACGTCCGGCACGACGGGAAAGCCGAAGGGCATCCTCCACACCTCCGGCGGCTACCTCACCCAGGCGGCGTTCACGAACCAGGTCGTCCACGACATCCACCCGGCGAGCGACGTCTACTGGTGCACGGCCGACATCGGCTGGATCACGGGTCACACCTACGTGACGTATGGACCTCTCGCGAACGGTGCGACGCAGGTGATCTACGAGGGCACGCCGGACACGCCGCATCCGGGCCGATGGTGGGAGATCGTGCAGAAGTACGGCGTCACGGTCCTCTACACGGCCCCGACGGCGATCCGCTCCTTCATGAAGATCGGACGCTCCGTTCCGAAGCAGTTCGACCTGTCGTCGCTGCGCCTGCTCGGCTCGGTGGGCGAGCCCATCAACCCCGAGGCGTGGATGTGGTACCGCAAGATCATCGGCGGCAAGACGGCCCCGATCGTCGACACGTGGTGGCAGACGGAGACCGGCGCGATCATGATCTCGGCGCTTCCGGGGGTCACGGAGACGAAGCCCGGCAGCGCGCAGGTGCCGCTTCCCGGCATCTCGGTCGATGTCGTCGACGAGGACGGGCAGCACGTGGGCAACGGCAACGGCGGACTGCTCGTGGTCACCGAGCCGTGGCCGAGCATGCTCCGCGGAATCTGGGGCGACCCCGAGCGTTTCAAGGAGACGTACTGGGACAAGTTCGCCTCGCAGGGCTACTACTTCGCCGGCGACGGCGCCCGTCTCGACGACGACGGCGACGTGTGGCTGCTCGGCCGCGTCGACGACGTCATGAACGTGTCGGGTCACCGGCTTTCGACGACCGAGATCGAGTCGTCGCTCGTGGGGAACGAGGCGGTGGCCGAGGCGGCCGTCGTCGGCGCCTCCGACGAGACCACGGGGCAGGCGGTGGTGGCCTTCGTCATCATCAAGGAGAGCTACCTCAAGGAGCACTCGGCCGAGGGCCTCGCGCAGGGTCTGCGCTCCTGGGTCGGCGAGCAGATCGGCCCGATCGCCCGCCCGCGAGACGTCTACATCGTCGGCGAGCTCCCCAAGACCCGCTCCGGGAAGATCATGCGGCGCCTGCTGCGCGATGTCGCGGAGGGCCGTGAAGTCGGCGACACCACGACCTTGGCCGACACCGCCGTGATGTCGGTGATCAGCGCGCAGGTGAAGTAG